A stretch of the Streptomyces venezuelae genome encodes the following:
- a CDS encoding acetyl/propionyl/methylcrotonyl-CoA carboxylase subunit alpha: MRKVLIANRGEIAVRVARACRDAGIASVAVYADPDRDALHVRAADEAFALGGDTPAASYLDIAKVLQAAADSGADAIHPGYGFLSENAEFAQAVIDAGLTWIGPPPQAIRDLGDKVAARHIAQRAGAPLVAGTPDPVSGAEEVVAFAKEHGLPIAIKAAFGGGGRGLKVARTLEEVPELYDSAVREAVAAFGRGECFVERYLDKPRHVETQCLADSHGNVVVVSTRDCSLQRRHQKLVEEAPAPFLSEAQNAELYAASKAILKEAGYVGAGTVEFLVGLDGTISFLEVNTRLQVEHPVTEEVTGIDLVREMFRIADGEELGYGDPVLRGHSFEFRINGEDPGRNFLPAPGTVTTFNPPTGPGVRLDAGVESGSVIGPAWDSLLAKLIITGATREQALQRAARALAEFQVEGMATAIPFHRAVVADPAFTSDPFRVHTRWIETEFVNEIPAFAAPAAEDLEEEPGRETVVVEVGGKRLEVSLPSSLGMTLARTAAAGGAKPKRRAAKKSGPAASGDTLASPMQGTIVKVAVEEGQQVAEGELVVVLEAMKMEQPLNAHRSGTIVGLNAEVGASITSGAAICEIKD; the protein is encoded by the coding sequence GTGCGCAAGGTGCTTATCGCCAACCGTGGCGAAATCGCTGTCCGCGTTGCCCGGGCCTGCCGGGACGCCGGGATCGCGAGCGTAGCCGTATACGCCGATCCGGACCGGGACGCTCTGCACGTCCGCGCGGCCGACGAAGCCTTCGCGTTGGGCGGTGACACCCCGGCCGCCAGCTATCTGGACATCGCGAAGGTCCTGCAGGCCGCCGCCGACTCGGGCGCGGACGCCATCCACCCCGGATACGGCTTCCTCTCCGAGAACGCGGAGTTCGCTCAGGCCGTCATCGACGCGGGGCTGACCTGGATCGGTCCGCCCCCGCAGGCCATCCGCGATCTGGGTGACAAGGTCGCCGCCCGTCACATCGCCCAGCGGGCCGGGGCCCCGCTGGTCGCGGGCACCCCGGACCCGGTCTCGGGTGCCGAGGAGGTCGTCGCCTTCGCCAAGGAGCACGGCCTGCCCATCGCCATCAAGGCCGCCTTCGGCGGCGGCGGACGCGGCCTGAAGGTCGCCCGGACCCTCGAAGAGGTTCCGGAGCTGTACGACTCCGCGGTCCGCGAGGCGGTCGCCGCCTTCGGGCGCGGCGAGTGCTTCGTCGAGCGCTACCTCGACAAGCCGCGCCACGTGGAGACCCAGTGCCTGGCCGACTCGCACGGCAACGTGGTGGTCGTCTCCACCCGTGACTGCTCGCTGCAGCGCCGCCACCAGAAGCTGGTGGAGGAGGCCCCGGCGCCGTTCCTGTCCGAGGCGCAGAACGCGGAGCTGTACGCCGCGTCCAAGGCCATCCTCAAGGAGGCCGGCTACGTCGGCGCGGGCACCGTCGAGTTCCTGGTGGGCCTGGACGGAACCATCTCGTTCCTCGAGGTCAACACCCGCCTCCAGGTCGAGCACCCGGTCACCGAAGAGGTCACCGGCATCGACCTGGTCCGGGAGATGTTCCGCATCGCCGACGGCGAGGAGCTCGGTTACGGGGACCCCGTGCTGCGCGGGCACTCGTTCGAGTTCCGCATCAACGGCGAGGACCCGGGCCGCAACTTCCTGCCGGCCCCGGGCACGGTCACCACGTTCAACCCGCCGACCGGTCCGGGCGTCCGCCTGGACGCGGGCGTCGAGTCCGGCTCGGTCATCGGTCCCGCCTGGGACTCGCTGCTGGCCAAGCTGATCATCACGGGTGCCACCCGTGAGCAGGCCCTGCAGCGTGCCGCCCGTGCGCTGGCCGAGTTCCAGGTGGAGGGCATGGCCACGGCCATTCCGTTCCACCGCGCGGTCGTGGCCGACCCGGCGTTCACCTCGGACCCGTTCCGGGTGCACACCCGGTGGATCGAGACCGAGTTCGTCAACGAGATCCCGGCGTTCGCCGCCCCGGCGGCGGAGGACCTGGAGGAGGAGCCGGGCCGCGAGACCGTCGTGGTCGAGGTCGGCGGCAAGCGCCTCGAGGTCTCCCTGCCGTCCTCGCTGGGCATGACCCTGGCCCGCACCGCGGCTGCGGGCGGTGCCAAGCCGAAGCGGCGCGCCGCCAAGAAGTCCGGTCCGGCCGCTTCCGGCGACACCCTCGCGTCCCCGATGCAGGGCACCATCGTCAAGGTTGCGGTGGAGGAGGGCCAGCAGGTCGCCGAGGGCGAACTGGTGGTCGTACTCGAGGCCATGAAGATGGAGCAGCCGCTGAACGCTCACCGTTCCGGCACCATCGTGGGCCTGAACGCCGAGGTCGGCGCCTCGATCACCTCGGGCGCCGCGATCTGCGAGATCAAGGACTGA
- a CDS encoding nucleoside triphosphate pyrophosphatase, producing the protein MAGMTAAAAAPRSLVLASASPARLNLLRQAGLAPHVVVSGFDEDSVDADTPAELALALAEAKAGVVAGLETAAGALVIGCDSVLELDGEALGKPADAEEATARWKAMRGRAGVLRTGHCVIDTATGRQVSATASTTVRFGEPTDAEVAAYVASGEPLHVAGAFTLDGLSGPFIEGIDGDHGNVIGLSLPLLRSLLGELGVSITDLWA; encoded by the coding sequence ATGGCGGGCATGACTGCTGCCGCCGCCGCTCCGCGCTCCCTGGTCCTCGCCTCCGCCTCCCCCGCCCGGCTCAACCTGCTGCGCCAGGCCGGGCTCGCCCCGCACGTCGTCGTCAGCGGGTTCGACGAGGACTCGGTGGACGCGGACACCCCGGCCGAGCTGGCCCTCGCCCTGGCGGAGGCCAAGGCGGGCGTGGTGGCCGGTCTGGAGACGGCCGCCGGGGCGCTGGTGATCGGCTGTGACTCCGTACTGGAACTGGACGGCGAGGCGCTGGGCAAGCCGGCGGACGCCGAGGAGGCCACGGCCCGCTGGAAGGCGATGCGCGGCCGGGCGGGCGTGCTCCGCACCGGGCACTGCGTGATCGACACGGCGACCGGGCGTCAGGTGTCGGCAACGGCCTCCACCACGGTCCGGTTCGGCGAGCCGACGGACGCGGAGGTGGCGGCGTACGTGGCGAGCGGGGAGCCGCTGCACGTCGCCGGGGCCTTCACCCTGGACGGGCTCTCGGGGCCGTTCATCGAGGGCATCGACGGCGACCACGGCAATGTGATCGGCCTGTCGCTGCCGCTGCTGCGCTCGCTGCTGGGCGAACTGGGCGTGTCCATCACGGACTTGTGGGCGTGA
- the mmpB gene encoding morphogenic membrane protein MmpB: MLWSDPKNEPPKDMREAQAMIRRMTVVLAVAMLVLVYVLGVGGF, translated from the coding sequence ATGCTCTGGTCCGACCCGAAGAACGAGCCGCCGAAGGACATGCGCGAGGCGCAGGCGATGATCCGCCGGATGACGGTGGTCCTTGCGGTGGCCATGCTGGTGCTCGTGTACGTCCTCGGCGTGGGCGGTTTCTAG
- a CDS encoding acyl-CoA carboxylase epsilon subunit, which produces MIKVVKGNPTPEELAAALAVVQARAAVLAAASPGAEQAPDQWSDPAQVARRRVPQPGPRAWGRTYWPA; this is translated from the coding sequence ATGATCAAGGTCGTCAAGGGGAACCCGACCCCGGAGGAGCTGGCCGCCGCACTGGCGGTGGTCCAAGCGCGCGCGGCGGTGCTGGCTGCGGCGTCGCCGGGCGCGGAGCAGGCCCCGGACCAGTGGTCGGATCCGGCGCAGGTGGCCCGGCGGCGGGTGCCGCAGCCGGGGCCGCGGGCGTGGGGGCGTACGTACTGGCCGGCGTGA
- a CDS encoding acyl-CoA carboxylase subunit beta has translation MSQPSEPIDIHTTAGKIADLQRRIDEATHAGSARAVEKQHAKGKLTARERVALLLDEGSFVELDELARHRSSNFGLEKTRPYGDGVVTGYGTVDGRPVAVFSQDFTVFGGALGEVFGQKIMKVMDFALKTGCPVVGINDSGGARIQEGVMALGMYGEIFRRNTHASGVIPQISLVVGPCAGGAVYSPAITDFTVMVDQTSHMFITGPDVIKTVTGEDVGFEELGGARTHNTTSGVAHHMAGDEKDAIEYVKSLLSYLPSNNLSEPPAFPEEADTEVSEADRELDILIPDSANQPYDMHTVLEHVLDEGEFLETQAMFAPNILTGFGRVEGHPVGIVANQPMQFAGCLDINASEKAARFVRTCDAFNVPVLTFVDVPGFLPGVDQEYGGIIRRGAKLIYAYAEATVPLITVITRKAFGGAYDVMGSKHLGADLNLAWPTAQIAVMGAQGAVNILHRRAIAEAEAAGEDVEAVRAQLIAEYEDTLLNPYTAAERGYIDAVVMPSETRAHIVRGLRQLRTKREALPPKKHGNIPL, from the coding sequence ATGTCTCAACCCTCAGAGCCGATCGACATCCACACCACCGCGGGCAAGATCGCGGACCTGCAGCGCCGGATCGACGAAGCCACGCACGCCGGCTCGGCGCGCGCCGTGGAGAAGCAGCATGCCAAGGGCAAGCTGACGGCTCGTGAGCGGGTGGCGCTGCTTCTCGACGAGGGCTCCTTCGTCGAGCTCGACGAGCTCGCCCGGCACCGGTCCAGCAACTTCGGGCTGGAGAAGACCCGCCCGTACGGCGACGGCGTCGTCACCGGTTACGGCACCGTCGACGGCCGGCCCGTCGCCGTGTTCTCGCAGGACTTCACCGTGTTCGGCGGAGCCCTCGGCGAGGTCTTCGGCCAGAAGATCATGAAGGTGATGGACTTCGCGCTGAAGACCGGCTGCCCGGTGGTCGGTATCAACGACTCTGGCGGCGCACGCATCCAGGAGGGCGTGATGGCCCTCGGCATGTACGGGGAGATCTTCCGCCGGAACACCCACGCCTCCGGGGTGATCCCGCAGATCAGCCTGGTCGTCGGCCCCTGTGCGGGCGGTGCCGTGTACTCCCCGGCGATCACCGACTTCACCGTGATGGTCGACCAGACCTCGCACATGTTCATCACCGGTCCGGACGTCATCAAGACGGTCACCGGCGAGGACGTCGGCTTCGAGGAGCTGGGCGGCGCCCGGACCCACAACACCACCTCCGGTGTGGCGCACCACATGGCGGGCGACGAGAAGGACGCGATCGAGTACGTCAAGTCGCTGCTCTCCTACCTCCCTTCGAACAACCTGTCGGAGCCGCCGGCCTTCCCGGAGGAGGCGGACACGGAGGTCTCCGAGGCCGACCGGGAGCTCGACATCCTGATCCCGGACAGCGCCAACCAGCCGTACGACATGCACACGGTGCTGGAGCACGTCCTCGACGAGGGCGAGTTCCTGGAGACCCAGGCGATGTTCGCGCCGAACATCCTGACCGGCTTCGGGCGGGTCGAGGGGCACCCGGTGGGCATCGTCGCCAACCAGCCGATGCAGTTCGCCGGCTGTCTGGACATCAACGCGAGCGAAAAGGCCGCCCGGTTCGTCCGGACCTGCGACGCCTTCAACGTGCCGGTGCTGACCTTCGTGGACGTGCCGGGCTTCCTGCCGGGCGTGGACCAGGAGTACGGCGGCATCATCCGGCGCGGCGCCAAGCTGATCTACGCCTACGCCGAGGCCACCGTCCCGCTGATCACCGTGATCACCCGCAAGGCCTTCGGCGGTGCGTACGACGTGATGGGCTCCAAGCACCTGGGCGCGGACCTGAACCTGGCCTGGCCGACCGCGCAGATCGCGGTGATGGGCGCCCAGGGCGCGGTGAACATCCTGCACCGCCGGGCCATCGCGGAGGCGGAGGCCGCGGGCGAGGATGTGGAGGCCGTCCGGGCGCAGCTGATCGCCGAGTACGAGGACACGCTGCTGAACCCGTACACGGCCGCCGAGCGCGGTTACATCGACGCGGTGGTGATGCCGTCCGAGACCCGGGCACACATTGTGAGGGGGCTGCGCCAGCTGCGGACCAAGCGCGAGGCACTGCCCCCGAAGAAGCACGGGAACATCCCCCTCTAG
- a CDS encoding biotin--[acetyl-CoA-carboxylase] ligase, with amino-acid sequence MTPSDASAESAGRWSSLDRPPLNAASLRRALVTPDSLWTSLEVVETTGSTNSDLAARAGELPEGAVLVAEEQSAGRGRLDRSWEAPARSGLFFSVLLKPAEVPVERWGWLTLLAGVATATGLSRAAGVDTALKWPNDLLVTVDGEERKTGGILAEKAEGALVIGIGLNVTLTEDELPVPGAGSLALAKATVTDRDPLLKAVLRSLEDWYGRWRAAEGDPAASGLQETYAAGCATLGRHVRAELPGGRELTGTAEAVDAEGRLVVRTAEGERERVGAGDVIHLRGH; translated from the coding sequence ATGACGCCATCAGATGCCTCCGCCGAATCGGCCGGACGCTGGTCGAGCCTCGACCGGCCGCCCCTCAACGCCGCCTCGCTGCGCCGCGCCCTCGTCACCCCCGACAGCCTGTGGACCTCGCTGGAGGTCGTCGAAACCACCGGGTCCACCAACAGCGACCTGGCCGCGCGGGCCGGAGAGCTGCCCGAGGGCGCGGTGCTGGTCGCCGAGGAGCAGAGCGCCGGCCGCGGACGCCTCGACCGCAGCTGGGAGGCACCGGCGCGGTCCGGGCTGTTCTTCTCCGTCCTGCTGAAGCCGGCGGAGGTGCCGGTGGAGCGGTGGGGGTGGCTGACCCTGCTGGCGGGGGTCGCCACCGCGACCGGGCTGTCGCGGGCGGCCGGGGTGGACACGGCACTCAAATGGCCCAACGACCTGCTGGTCACCGTGGACGGCGAGGAGCGGAAGACGGGCGGCATCCTCGCGGAGAAGGCCGAGGGCGCACTCGTCATCGGGATCGGGCTGAACGTCACGCTCACGGAGGACGAGCTGCCGGTCCCGGGGGCGGGCTCGCTGGCCCTGGCGAAGGCGACGGTGACCGACCGGGACCCGCTGCTGAAGGCGGTGCTGCGGTCCCTGGAGGACTGGTACGGGCGCTGGCGCGCGGCGGAGGGCGACCCGGCGGCGAGCGGCCTCCAGGAGACCTACGCGGCGGGCTGCGCGACCTTGGGGCGGCATGTGCGGGCGGAGCTGCCGGGGGGGCGGGAGCTGACGGGCACGGCGGAGGCGGTCGACGCGGAAGGACGACTGGTCGTCCGGACGGCGGAGGGGGAACGGGAGCGGGTGGGCGCGGGCGACGTGATCCACCTCCGCGGCCACTAG
- a CDS encoding adenylate/guanylate cyclase domain-containing protein: MTVDDTGSGTPAPNGPAAAAPTRRDQHTPLHEVDHTAQPTADPLAIRLEQLILGAERRYTPFQAARSAGVSMELASRFWRAMGFADIGQAKALTEADVLALRRLAGLVEAGLLSEPMAVQVARSTGQTTARLAEWQIDSFLEGLTEPPEPGMTRTEVTYPLVELLLPELEEFLVYVWRRQLAAATGRVVQAADDEEMVDRRLAVGFADLVGFTRLTRRLEEEELGELVEAFETTAADLVAAHGGRLIKTLGDEVLYCADEPGTAAEIALRLIETMEADASMPELRVGIAFGTVTTRMGDVFGTTVNLASRLTSIAPKDAVLVDGALAEELGRTGDAPVSEKEAEAHGPEERPYRFALQPMWQRPVRGLGVVEPWLLTRRASKIPD; encoded by the coding sequence TTGACCGTCGACGACACTGGTTCCGGCACGCCCGCCCCGAACGGTCCGGCCGCCGCCGCCCCGACGAGGCGCGACCAGCACACCCCGCTGCACGAGGTGGACCACACCGCCCAGCCCACGGCCGACCCGCTCGCCATCCGGCTGGAGCAGCTGATCCTGGGCGCCGAGCGCCGCTACACGCCGTTCCAGGCCGCGCGCAGCGCCGGGGTGTCCATGGAGCTCGCGTCCCGGTTCTGGCGGGCCATGGGCTTCGCCGACATCGGGCAGGCCAAGGCGCTGACCGAGGCCGATGTGCTGGCCCTGCGCCGGCTCGCCGGCCTGGTCGAGGCCGGGCTGCTCAGCGAGCCGATGGCGGTGCAGGTGGCCCGGTCCACCGGGCAGACCACCGCCCGGCTGGCGGAATGGCAGATCGATTCCTTCCTGGAGGGACTGACCGAGCCGCCCGAGCCCGGCATGACCCGTACCGAGGTGACCTACCCGCTGGTCGAGCTGCTGCTGCCGGAGCTGGAGGAGTTCCTGGTCTATGTGTGGCGGCGGCAGCTGGCCGCGGCCACCGGGCGCGTGGTGCAGGCCGCGGACGACGAGGAGATGGTGGACCGGCGGCTCGCGGTGGGCTTCGCGGACCTGGTGGGATTCACCCGGCTGACCCGGCGTCTGGAGGAAGAGGAGCTCGGCGAACTGGTCGAGGCCTTCGAGACCACCGCCGCGGACCTGGTGGCCGCCCACGGCGGCCGGCTGATCAAGACGCTCGGCGACGAGGTCCTGTACTGCGCCGACGAGCCCGGCACGGCCGCGGAGATCGCGCTGCGGCTGATCGAGACCATGGAGGCCGACGCCTCGATGCCGGAGCTCCGGGTCGGGATCGCCTTCGGCACGGTGACCACCCGGATGGGCGATGTGTTCGGAACCACCGTGAACCTGGCCAGCCGGCTCACCTCGATAGCCCCGAAGGACGCCGTGCTCGTGGACGGGGCGCTGGCGGAGGAGCTGGGCCGTACGGGCGATGCGCCGGTCTCGGAGAAGGAGGCGGAGGCCCACGGCCCGGAGGAGCGGCCGTACCGCTTCGCCCTGCAGCCGATGTGGCAGCGGCCCGTACGCGGTCTCGGTGTGGTGGAGCCCTGGTTGCTGACGCGGCGGGCCTCTAAGATCCCCGACTGA
- a CDS encoding enoyl-CoA hydratase/isomerase family protein, producing the protein MGQLGQRFGEFVEVRRHDGSEAPGVVELVLDRPKAMNAVSTEMARSIGAACAALAADPEARVVVLTSTHERAFCVGADLKERNSLSDAELVRQRPTTRGAYGGVLELPMPTIAAVHGFALGGGFELALACDVIVADESAVVGLPEVSVGVIPGGGGTQLLPRRVGAARAAELIFTARRVEAAEAAGLGLVDVLVPAGEDRTEALALAARMAANSPVGLRAAKRALRLGHGMDLAAGLEIEDAAWRTVAFSGDRAEGVAAFNEKRKPNWPGQ; encoded by the coding sequence ATGGGTCAGCTGGGTCAGCGTTTCGGTGAGTTCGTCGAGGTGCGGCGGCATGACGGCAGCGAAGCGCCCGGGGTGGTGGAGCTCGTCCTGGACCGCCCCAAGGCGATGAACGCGGTGTCGACCGAGATGGCCCGGTCGATCGGTGCGGCCTGTGCCGCGCTGGCGGCGGACCCGGAGGCCCGGGTGGTCGTGCTGACCTCCACGCACGAGCGGGCCTTCTGTGTGGGGGCCGACCTGAAGGAGCGCAATTCCCTCTCCGATGCGGAGCTGGTCCGGCAGCGGCCGACCACCCGTGGCGCGTACGGGGGTGTGCTGGAGCTGCCCATGCCGACGATCGCGGCGGTGCACGGTTTCGCCCTGGGCGGCGGCTTCGAGCTGGCGCTGGCCTGCGATGTCATCGTGGCGGACGAGTCCGCGGTGGTCGGGCTGCCGGAGGTGTCGGTCGGGGTGATCCCGGGCGGCGGCGGTACGCAGCTGCTGCCGCGGCGGGTCGGGGCGGCCAGGGCGGCCGAGCTGATCTTCACCGCGCGCCGGGTGGAGGCGGCGGAGGCGGCCGGGCTGGGGCTGGTGGACGTACTGGTTCCGGCCGGGGAGGACCGTACGGAGGCCCTCGCCCTGGCCGCCCGGATGGCCGCGAACTCCCCGGTGGGCCTGCGGGCGGCCAAGCGGGCGCTGCGGCTGGGCCACGGGATGGACCTGGCGGCCGGCCTGGAGATCGAGGACGCGGCCTGGCGGACGGTGGCCTTCTCCGGGGACCGGGCCGAGGGCGTGGCGGCGTTCAACGAGAAGCGGAAGCCGAACTGGCCCGGGCAGTAG
- a CDS encoding GGDEF domain-containing protein, with product MGVDGRLRAVVSLAQAMAAAHTPRDSVRAAARGARTAMDGSFAAISAWERERGRLRVLVNEGERRPGEEEFPEDESYPVHDFPEITEFLHERWAGGGGPHAWVEHAGSGRPGRRGEALRRRGRGSCVVAPIVLSGRAWGELYVARNAGLPGFGVDDAEFATVLAAVVAAGLAQNERLEEARRLAFTDPLTGLANRRAVDMRLDEALEQHRSRGAVVSLMVCDLNGLKKVNDTLGHATGDRLLERFGSVLSLCGAMLPGALVARLGGDEFCVVSAGPSADEVVRVAELVCERAGELELGEGVACGVASTGDEIGPVTSSRRLFRLADAAQYKAKAARSAKPVVAGRDHAVVRLADETPAGTAERRRFRGRG from the coding sequence ATGGGAGTTGACGGGCGGCTGCGGGCCGTGGTGAGTCTGGCCCAGGCCATGGCGGCGGCGCATACGCCGAGGGACAGCGTGCGGGCGGCGGCCCGGGGAGCGCGGACGGCCATGGACGGGTCGTTCGCCGCGATCTCCGCGTGGGAGCGCGAGCGGGGGCGGCTGCGGGTCCTGGTGAACGAGGGGGAGCGGCGCCCCGGCGAGGAGGAGTTCCCGGAGGACGAGTCCTATCCCGTGCACGACTTCCCCGAGATCACCGAGTTCCTGCACGAGCGGTGGGCGGGCGGCGGCGGCCCGCACGCCTGGGTGGAGCACGCGGGCAGCGGCCGGCCGGGCCGGCGCGGGGAGGCGCTGCGCCGGCGCGGACGCGGGAGCTGTGTGGTGGCGCCCATCGTGCTCAGCGGGCGGGCCTGGGGGGAGCTGTACGTGGCCCGGAACGCCGGGCTGCCCGGGTTCGGCGTGGACGACGCGGAGTTCGCCACGGTGCTGGCCGCCGTGGTGGCGGCCGGGCTGGCGCAGAACGAGCGGCTGGAGGAGGCCCGGCGGCTGGCCTTCACCGATCCGCTGACCGGACTGGCCAACCGGCGGGCCGTCGACATGCGCCTGGACGAGGCACTGGAACAGCACCGGTCCCGGGGCGCGGTGGTCAGCCTGATGGTCTGCGACCTCAACGGCCTGAAGAAGGTCAACGACACCCTGGGGCATGCGACCGGGGACCGGCTGCTGGAGCGGTTCGGATCGGTGCTGAGCCTGTGCGGGGCGATGCTGCCGGGTGCGCTGGTCGCGCGGCTGGGCGGGGACGAGTTCTGTGTGGTCTCGGCCGGGCCGTCCGCGGACGAGGTGGTGCGGGTGGCGGAGCTGGTGTGCGAGCGGGCCGGCGAGCTGGAGCTGGGGGAGGGGGTGGCCTGCGGGGTCGCCTCCACGGGCGATGAGATCGGACCGGTGACCTCCTCGCGGCGGCTGTTCCGGCTGGCGGACGCGGCCCAGTACAAGGCGAAGGCGGCGCGGTCGGCGAAGCCGGTGGTGGCGGGGCGGGACCACGCGGTGGTCCGGCTGGCGGACGAGACCCCGGCCGGCACGGCGGAGCGCCGCCGGTTCCGCGGGCGGGGCTGA
- the hutH gene encoding histidine ammonia-lyase: MHTVVVGTSGTTAEDVIAVARDNARVELSAEALDALGRARAIVDALAAKPEPVYGVSTGFGALATRHISQDLRAQLQRNIVRSHAAGMGPRVEREVVRALMFLRLKTVASGHTGVRPEVAQTMADVLNAGITPVVHEYGSLGCSGDLAPLSHCALALMGEGDAEGPDGTLRPAGELLAEHGITPVELREKEGLALLNGTDGMLGMLCMALADLRRLYTSADITAALSLEALLGTDKVLAPELHAIRPHPGQGDSAANMAAVLKDSGLTGHFQHDEAPRVQDAYSVRCAPQVAGAGRDTLAHAALVASRELASAVDNPVVLPDGRVESNGNFHGAPVAYVLDFLAIAAADLGSIAERRTDRLLDKNRSHGLPAFLADDAGVDSGLMIAQYTQAALVSEMKRLAVPASADSIPSSAMQEDHVSMGWSAARKLRTAIDNLTRIVAIEMYAATRAIELRHGLTPAPASQAAILAARAAGVAGPGPDRFLAPDLAAAEEFVRTGGLVDAVESVTGPLA, encoded by the coding sequence ATGCACACTGTCGTGGTGGGGACGTCCGGGACCACCGCCGAGGACGTCATCGCCGTGGCCCGCGACAACGCGCGGGTCGAGCTGTCAGCCGAAGCCCTCGACGCGCTCGGGCGGGCCCGCGCGATCGTGGATGCGCTGGCCGCCAAGCCCGAGCCCGTGTACGGGGTGTCCACCGGGTTCGGAGCCCTCGCCACCCGGCACATCTCCCAGGACCTGCGGGCGCAGCTCCAGCGCAACATCGTCCGCTCGCACGCGGCCGGCATGGGCCCCCGAGTCGAGCGCGAGGTCGTCCGCGCGCTGATGTTCCTGCGCCTGAAGACCGTTGCCTCCGGCCACACCGGGGTACGCCCCGAGGTCGCCCAGACCATGGCGGACGTACTCAACGCGGGCATCACCCCCGTGGTGCACGAGTACGGCTCGCTCGGCTGCTCCGGCGACCTCGCGCCGCTCTCGCACTGCGCGCTCGCCCTGATGGGCGAAGGCGACGCCGAGGGCCCCGACGGCACCCTCCGGCCGGCCGGCGAGCTGCTCGCCGAGCACGGGATCACCCCCGTGGAACTCCGCGAGAAGGAGGGCCTGGCCCTCCTCAACGGCACCGACGGCATGCTCGGGATGCTGTGCATGGCCCTCGCCGACCTGCGCAGGCTCTACACCTCCGCCGACATCACCGCCGCGCTCTCCCTGGAGGCGCTGCTGGGCACCGACAAGGTGCTCGCCCCCGAGCTGCACGCCATCCGCCCGCACCCCGGCCAGGGCGACTCCGCCGCGAACATGGCCGCCGTACTGAAGGACTCCGGTCTCACCGGGCACTTCCAGCACGACGAGGCCCCGCGCGTCCAGGACGCCTACTCGGTGCGCTGTGCGCCGCAGGTGGCCGGCGCCGGCCGGGACACCCTCGCGCACGCCGCCCTGGTGGCCTCCCGTGAGCTCGCCTCCGCCGTGGACAACCCGGTGGTACTGCCCGACGGGCGGGTCGAGTCCAACGGCAACTTCCACGGCGCGCCGGTGGCGTACGTACTGGACTTCCTGGCCATCGCCGCCGCCGACCTGGGCTCCATCGCCGAGCGGCGCACCGACCGGCTGCTGGACAAGAACCGCAGCCACGGCCTGCCCGCCTTCCTCGCCGACGACGCCGGCGTGGACTCCGGTCTCATGATCGCCCAGTACACGCAGGCCGCGCTGGTCAGCGAGATGAAGCGGCTGGCGGTCCCGGCCTCCGCCGACTCCATCCCCTCCTCCGCCATGCAGGAGGACCACGTCTCCATGGGCTGGTCCGCGGCCCGCAAGCTCCGCACGGCGATCGACAACCTGACCCGGATCGTCGCCATCGAGATGTACGCGGCCACCCGCGCGATCGAGCTGCGCCACGGGCTGACCCCGGCGCCCGCCTCCCAGGCGGCGATCCTGGCGGCCCGGGCTGCGGGCGTGGCGGGCCCGGGGCCGGACCGTTTCCTCGCCCCCGACCTGGCTGCCGCCGAGGAGTTCGTGCGTACGGGCGGACTGGTCGACGCGGTGGAGTCGGTCACCGGACCGCTGGCCTGA